The following proteins are encoded in a genomic region of Myxosarcina sp. GI1:
- a CDS encoding helix-turn-helix domain-containing protein: MAETFGQTLRELRRSKGISQRNLADKVGVDFSYISKIENDRLPPPAADTIVKICEALSVSPDLLLSITGKIPTSTKDTISSSSAALQFIREAEGMKLSESEWKQLTKKLKRLRND, translated from the coding sequence ATGGCAGAAACATTTGGGCAGACCTTACGCGAACTAAGACGTTCAAAGGGAATCAGTCAAAGAAATTTAGCTGACAAAGTTGGTGTGGATTTTTCTTACATTAGCAAAATAGAAAACGATCGCCTTCCGCCACCTGCTGCTGACACCATAGTTAAAATCTGTGAAGCACTATCAGTTTCACCCGATTTGCTGCTTTCGATTACTGGCAAAATACCAACTTCAACTAAAGACACGATCTCCTCTAGTTCGGCTGCACTCCAGTTTATCAGAGAAGCAGAAGGAATGAAGTTGAGTGAAAGTGAATGGAAACAACTGACTAAAAAACTCAAGCGTCTACGTAATGATTAA